One region of Oncorhynchus nerka isolate Pitt River linkage group LG22, Oner_Uvic_2.0, whole genome shotgun sequence genomic DNA includes:
- the LOC115105788 gene encoding eukaryotic peptide chain release factor subunit 1-like, protein MADDPNAADRNVEIWKIKKLIKSLEAARGNGTSMISLIIPPKDQISRVAKMLADEFGTASNIKSRVNRLSVLGAITSVQQRLKLYHKVPPNGLVVYCGTIVTDEGKEKKVNIDFEPFKPINTSLYLCDNKFHTEALTALLSDDSKFGFIVIDGSGALFGTLQGNTREVLHKFTVDLPKKHGRGGQSALRFARLRMEKRHNYVRKVAETAATLFLCNDKVNVAGMVLAGSADFKTELSQSDMFDPRLQAKILKLVDISYGGENGFNQAIELSAEVLTNVKFIQEKKLIGRYFDEISQDTGKYCFGVEDTLKAMEMGAVEILIVYENLDTMRYILRCHGAEGLAMAEKGTDEKTLYLTPEQEKDKSHFTDKETGQDHELIESLPLLEWFANSYKKFGACLEIVTDKSQEGSQFVKGFGGIGGILRYRVDFQAIEYQGEDDELFDLDDY, encoded by the exons ATGGCGGACGACCCCAACGCAGCGGATAGGAACGTGGAGATATGGAAGATAAAGAAGTTGATCAAAAGTCTGGAAGCTGCTCGGGG GAATGGCACGAGTATGATATCCCTGATCATCCCACCTAAGGACCAGATCTCCAGAGTGGCCAAGATGTTGGCTGATGAGTTTGGCACTGCATCCAACATTAAAAGCAGAGTCAACAGGCTCTCTGTGCTTGGAGCCATCACCTCTGTACAGCAGAGACTcaaactctaccataaag TGCCTCCCAACGGTTTGGTTGTGTACTGTGGCACCATTGTGACTGATGAGGGCAAAGAGAAAAAAGTCAATATCGACTTTGAGCCTTTTAAACCCATCAAcacttctctgtatctctgtgaCAACAAGTTCCACACAGAG gctCTTACAGCATTGCTCTCAGATGACAGCAAGTTTGGTTTCATTGTGATTGATGGAAGTGGCGCCCTCTTCGGAACCCTACAGGGCAACACCAGAGAGGTGCTGCATAAGTTCACAGTGGACCTACCCAAGAAGCACG GCAGAGGAGGACAGTCTGCCTTGCGTTTTGCTCGTTTGAGGATGGAGAAGAGACATAACTACGTGCGGAAGGTGGCAGAGACGGCAGCCACGCTTTTTTTGTGCAACGACAAGGTCAACGTAGCAGGCATGGTCTTAGCTGGTTCAGCTGACTTCAAGACGGAACTCAGCCAGTCAGACATGTTTGACCCG AGGCTTCAAGCTAAGATCCTGAAGCTGGTTGACATATCATATGGTGGGGAGAATGGCTTCAACCAGGCCATTGAACTGTCCGCAGAAGTGCTTACCAATGTCAAATTCATCCAGGAGAAGAAACTAATAG GACGATACTTTGATGAGATCAGCCAGGATACGGGGAAGTACTGCTTTGGGGTGGAAGACACACTGAAAGCCATGGAAATGGGTGCTGTTGAGATCCTGATTGTTTATGAGAACCTGGATACCATGAGATACATCCTACGTTGCCATGGAGCAGAGGGACTTGCTATGGCGGAGAAGGGTACCG ATGAGAAGACGTTGTATTTGACACCAGAGCAAGAGAAAGACAAGTCTCACTTCACAGACAAAGAG ACTGGTCAGGACCATGAGCTGATCGAGAGCTTGCCATTACTTGAATGGTTCGCCAATAGCTATAAGAAGTTTGGAGCCTGTCTGGAGATTGTCACTGACAAGAGCCAAGAAGGATCCCAGTTTGTAAAAGGCTTTGGTGGAATTGGGG ggATCTTGCGGTACAGGGTGGATTTCCAGGCCATAGAGTACCAAGGAGAAGACGATGAGTTATTTGATTTGGATGACTACTAG